A part of Microbacterium terregens genomic DNA contains:
- a CDS encoding iron ABC transporter permease: MTRAPAFWTAATPRLVVCVVVAVLLVVGILLSTGLGQLPIGPREVIGSVLRALGIDNAWAPDQRLIEQTLWQIRFPRVVMSLLVGGLLAVAGAVMQAIFGNPLAEPGVVGVSSGAALGAAAAITLGVTSLGSWSTAAFAFAGGLAATLVVYATSRAQGRTESVTLILTGIAVNAFAGALLALLMFAGDTASREQIVFWQLGSMNGSRWMEVLLVAIVGLVATVLTVVLARRYDLLALGDRTAAHLGVRVERLRLVSIVLVALLTGVAVAFVGIIAFVGLVVPHIMRMLVGPANRPLILLSFLGGATVLVYADLLARTLVPSADLPIGILTALVGGPFFYWLIRRNRRGAGGWA, from the coding sequence ATGACGCGGGCGCCGGCGTTCTGGACCGCAGCGACCCCGCGTCTGGTGGTCTGCGTCGTCGTCGCCGTGCTCCTCGTCGTGGGCATCCTCCTCTCCACGGGTCTCGGCCAACTGCCGATCGGGCCCCGTGAGGTCATCGGCTCCGTCCTGCGTGCGCTGGGGATCGACAACGCGTGGGCCCCCGATCAGCGGCTCATCGAACAGACGCTGTGGCAGATCCGGTTCCCGCGCGTGGTCATGTCCCTCCTCGTGGGAGGCCTGCTCGCCGTCGCGGGAGCGGTCATGCAGGCGATCTTCGGCAACCCGCTCGCCGAGCCCGGCGTCGTGGGCGTGTCATCCGGTGCGGCCCTGGGTGCGGCCGCCGCGATCACGCTGGGCGTCACCTCCCTGGGGTCGTGGTCCACGGCCGCGTTCGCCTTCGCCGGCGGGCTCGCGGCGACGCTGGTCGTGTATGCCACCTCCCGCGCTCAGGGGCGCACCGAGTCGGTCACGCTGATCCTCACCGGCATCGCGGTCAATGCGTTCGCGGGGGCTCTGCTCGCCCTGCTGATGTTCGCCGGCGACACCGCCTCGCGCGAGCAGATCGTGTTCTGGCAGCTGGGGTCGATGAACGGCTCCCGCTGGATGGAAGTGCTGCTCGTGGCGATCGTGGGACTCGTCGCGACCGTCCTCACCGTCGTACTCGCGCGCCGATACGACCTGCTCGCCCTCGGCGACCGGACCGCCGCGCACCTGGGCGTCCGTGTCGAACGGCTGCGACTCGTCTCGATCGTCCTCGTCGCGCTGCTGACCGGCGTCGCCGTCGCGTTCGTCGGGATCATCGCGTTCGTCGGGCTCGTCGTCCCACACATCATGCGGATGCTGGTCGGCCCCGCCAACCGCCCCCTCATCCTGCTGTCATTCCTCGGCGGTGCCACGGTCCTCGTCTACGCGGACCTGCTCGCCCGGACACTCGTGCCCTCCGCAGACCTGCCGATCGGCATCCTCACCGCACTCGTCGGCGGTCCCTTCTTCTACTGGCTCATCCGGCGCAATCGACGGGGAGCCGGAGGATGGGCGTGA
- a CDS encoding heme ABC transporter ATP-binding protein: protein MSRAAFAVHGVGYAVGDARILEDVTLRIRYGRLLALVGPNGAGKSSLLGVLTGDRRATAGRVLLDDRPLADWAPRRLSRMRAVLTQSNQVAFSFTAREVVEMGRAPWIGTDRAGADAAIIALSLAQADVARLAGRTYPSLSGGEKARVSLARVLAQDTPIVLLDEPTAALDLRHQEDVLRIARDLARAGRAVVVVLHDLSLAGAYADDIAMMHHGRIVAHGSPEAVLTEQRVAAVYDTPVRVLRDPDTGRPIVLPRR from the coding sequence GTGAGTCGCGCGGCGTTCGCTGTCCACGGCGTCGGCTACGCCGTCGGCGACGCGCGCATCCTCGAGGACGTCACACTCCGGATCCGCTACGGGCGCCTTCTGGCTCTCGTCGGCCCCAACGGTGCGGGCAAGTCGAGTCTGCTCGGCGTCCTGACCGGCGATCGACGCGCCACGGCCGGCCGGGTGCTGCTGGACGACCGCCCGCTCGCCGACTGGGCCCCCCGTCGCCTGAGCCGGATGCGCGCCGTCCTCACGCAGTCCAACCAGGTCGCCTTCTCCTTCACCGCCCGCGAGGTCGTGGAGATGGGCCGGGCGCCCTGGATCGGGACCGATCGCGCCGGGGCTGACGCCGCGATCATCGCGCTGTCGCTGGCACAGGCCGACGTCGCACGCCTGGCGGGGCGCACCTACCCCTCGCTGTCGGGGGGAGAGAAGGCTCGCGTGTCGCTCGCGCGCGTGCTCGCGCAGGACACTCCGATCGTGCTGCTGGATGAACCGACGGCGGCACTGGACCTGCGTCACCAAGAGGACGTTCTGCGCATCGCCCGTGATCTGGCGCGGGCGGGTCGCGCGGTCGTCGTCGTGCTCCATGACCTCTCGCTCGCCGGCGCGTACGCCGACGACATCGCGATGATGCACCACGGCCGCATCGTCGCGCACGGCTCGCCCGAGGCGGTCCTCACCGAGCAGCGCGTCGCCGCGGTGTACGACACGCCCGTGCGGGTGCTCCGCGATCCTGACACGGGCCGGCCCATCGTCCTCCCGCGCCGCTGA